A genomic window from Pseudonocardia broussonetiae includes:
- a CDS encoding NAD-dependent malic enzyme — protein sequence MAVPGPGYAITARVEVPSSASAAGDLTMAVGRVGGVVTAFDVVEAATSTLVVDISCNALNEAHAQEITAALEALPGVHVRKVSDRTFLLHLGGKLEVQSKVSLRNRDDLSRAYTPGVARICQAIAANPADARRLTIKRNTVAVVTDGSAVLGLGNLGAAAAMPVMEGKAALFKRFAGVDAWPVCLDTQDTEEIIRTVQILAPAYGGINLEDIAAPRCFEIEARLREMLDIPVFHDDQHGTAVVVLGALRNALRVVDKKLTDCRVVVCGVGAAGSAIIRLLQSGSPGDVLAVDIDGIVHADRPGLDDNLSSIASMTNRSGTSGTLADALVGADVFIGVSAPNLFGADELATMAPDAVVFALANPDPEVDPAVALQHAAVVATGRSDYPNQINNVLAFPGVFRGLLDAQARDITDAMLLAASAAIADVVTEPNASFIVPSVFDASVAPAVAEAVRAATAKKDVAPV from the coding sequence GTGGCAGTCCCCGGTCCCGGTTATGCGATCACCGCCCGCGTCGAGGTCCCGTCGTCCGCGAGCGCGGCAGGCGACCTCACGATGGCCGTCGGGCGTGTGGGGGGTGTCGTCACCGCGTTCGACGTGGTCGAGGCGGCCACCTCCACGCTCGTCGTCGACATCTCGTGCAACGCGCTGAACGAGGCGCACGCGCAGGAGATCACCGCGGCGCTGGAGGCGCTGCCCGGCGTGCACGTCCGCAAGGTCTCCGACCGGACGTTCCTGCTGCACCTGGGCGGCAAGCTCGAGGTGCAGTCGAAGGTCAGTCTGCGCAACCGCGACGACCTCTCCCGCGCCTACACCCCCGGCGTCGCCCGGATCTGCCAGGCGATCGCGGCCAACCCGGCCGACGCGCGGCGGCTGACGATCAAGCGCAACACCGTCGCCGTCGTCACCGACGGGTCGGCGGTGCTCGGCCTGGGCAACCTCGGCGCGGCCGCCGCGATGCCGGTGATGGAGGGCAAGGCGGCGCTGTTCAAGCGCTTCGCGGGCGTGGACGCGTGGCCGGTCTGCCTGGACACCCAGGACACCGAGGAGATCATCCGGACCGTCCAGATCCTCGCCCCGGCCTACGGCGGCATCAACCTCGAGGACATCGCCGCGCCGCGCTGCTTCGAGATCGAGGCGCGGCTGCGCGAGATGCTCGACATCCCCGTCTTCCACGACGACCAGCACGGCACCGCCGTCGTCGTCCTCGGGGCGCTGCGCAACGCGCTGCGCGTCGTCGACAAGAAGCTGACCGACTGCAGGGTCGTGGTGTGCGGCGTCGGCGCGGCGGGGTCGGCGATCATCCGGCTGCTGCAGTCGGGCTCGCCCGGCGACGTGCTCGCCGTCGACATCGACGGGATCGTGCACGCCGACCGCCCCGGCCTCGACGACAACCTGTCGTCCATCGCCTCGATGACGAACCGCTCGGGCACCTCCGGCACCCTCGCCGACGCCCTGGTCGGGGCCGACGTGTTCATCGGCGTCTCGGCGCCCAACCTGTTCGGCGCCGACGAGCTCGCGACGATGGCGCCCGACGCCGTGGTGTTCGCGCTGGCCAACCCCGACCCCGAGGTCGACCCGGCGGTCGCGCTGCAGCACGCGGCGGTCGTCGCGACGGGGCGGTCGGACTACCCGAACCAGATCAACAACGTGCTCGCGTTCCCCGGGGTGTTCCGCGGCCTGCTCGACGCCCAGGCCCGCGACATCACCGACGCCATGCTGCTCGCCGCGTCGGCGGCGATCGCCGACGTGGTCACCGAGCCCAACGCGAGCTTCATCGTGCCCAGCGTGTTCGACGCGTCGGTGGCGCCGGCCGTCGCGGAGGCCGTGCGGGCGGCGACGGCGAAGAAGGACGTCGCGCCGGTGTGA
- the pdxT gene encoding pyridoxal 5'-phosphate synthase glutaminase subunit PdxT → MVGVVPVIGVLALQGDVREHLAAVTACGARAVAVRRPSELDAVDAIVLPGGESTTMSRLLTTFELLDPLRKRIASGMPTYGSCAGMILLARDVLDGRPDQEQLGGLDVVVRRNAFGRQVDSFEIDLDVDGVPGAPVRAVFIRAPWVESAGDGVEVLATVPERTVAGRGTGDAAGRVVAVRQGSVLATAFHPELTGDHRVHAAFCKMVTASTAAV, encoded by the coding sequence CTGGTCGGCGTGGTTCCCGTGATCGGAGTGCTGGCCCTGCAGGGTGACGTCCGCGAGCACCTGGCCGCCGTGACGGCGTGCGGTGCGCGGGCGGTGGCGGTGCGCCGCCCGTCGGAGCTCGACGCCGTCGACGCCATCGTTCTGCCCGGCGGCGAGTCGACCACGATGAGCCGGCTGCTGACGACGTTCGAGCTCCTCGACCCGCTGCGGAAGCGCATCGCGTCGGGGATGCCGACCTACGGCTCGTGCGCCGGCATGATCCTGCTGGCACGCGACGTCCTCGACGGCCGCCCCGACCAGGAGCAGCTCGGCGGCCTCGACGTCGTCGTGCGCCGCAACGCCTTCGGCCGCCAGGTCGACTCGTTCGAGATCGACCTCGACGTCGACGGCGTCCCCGGCGCCCCGGTCCGCGCGGTGTTCATCCGGGCGCCGTGGGTGGAGTCGGCGGGCGACGGGGTCGAGGTGCTGGCCACGGTGCCCGAGCGGACGGTCGCAGGCCGGGGCACCGGCGACGCCGCCGGCCGGGTCGTGGCGGTGCGGCAGGGGTCGGTGCTGGCGACGGCCTTCCACCCGGAGCTGACCGGCGACCACCGGGTGCACGCGGCGTTCTGCAAGATGGTGACGGCGAGTACGGCGGCGGTCTGA